Proteins encoded together in one Kutzneria kofuensis window:
- a CDS encoding NUDIX hydrolase: protein MIKHFTSSVFVFGLVGEVWKLGLIKHPRLRRWMIAGGHVESGESPVDAALREVEEETGRRVRLVRPPGPAVPPAFPRTVLTMPWWITEQPVPPDGHCGDRHVHIDHQYVAFVTDPDEVTRKPEHPFRWAGQDELDDLAMFADTRLLAAGLFAVVPMLGVGAFDAMFILTSLAGDGQS from the coding sequence TGGTCGGTGAAGTATGGAAGCTGGGGCTGATCAAGCATCCTCGGCTGCGGCGCTGGATGATCGCCGGTGGCCATGTCGAATCGGGTGAGTCGCCGGTTGATGCCGCACTTCGCGAGGTCGAAGAGGAAACGGGCCGACGGGTTCGGTTGGTGCGGCCTCCTGGTCCAGCGGTCCCACCCGCGTTTCCGCGCACGGTGCTGACGATGCCGTGGTGGATTACCGAGCAGCCGGTGCCGCCGGATGGGCACTGCGGGGATCGTCACGTGCATATCGATCACCAGTACGTCGCCTTCGTCACCGATCCGGACGAGGTGACCCGGAAGCCGGAGCACCCGTTCCGCTGGGCTGGGCAGGATGAACTCGACGACCTGGCGATGTTCGCCGACACGCGGCTGCTCGCGGCCGGCTTGTTCGCGGTCGTGCCGATGCTCGGAGTTGGCGCCTTCGACGCGATGTTCATTCTGACGTCGCTGGCGGGCGATGGGCAGTCGTGA
- a CDS encoding phosphotransferase: MLITFEGLPGAGKSTQSRMLARCLEANGHHVTVLPDLATLDTEPISAALVDLLRTGDDPFLRTGDAITDTMNTAAIRADLVATVLDPALAANPAGVVIEDRGIHTMASYAIAALLRQHRAPADVALDWLDALTALAGPRPTRALWLRVPPEVAAHRADQRSGDRRPAFTGEQRAHLVWVDHAYALLAERDPQLTVLDVNELDLLDTHLAIHATLRQISQTGDIDLGPCAGHHESAGPVSYAETRPSVPSRNREPETMTTLACNRENSAPTDLLSALRAARAAGADALAATLEEHGLHPLDGGRNNDVFAWTAAPTPICIKLYKKTDRQRVEREWHGLTHVAGLGSAPEPLWLDEDPEQPALGMTLLPGAPILDVLDPVTAIKSLATTTRALQSVPLKEPLASLERVDSIGHYIARLTDVWPGQLADAADDPQTPDMLALLHRWENSGDAELLGQPATRVYSRGDANLLNWLHDGESTYVADFEFSGYSDIAVDAADHIEHISARVIPDDVWASAEADLGVTPDNRARFEAARRTIALRWLAVLWKQRTKRVEEFAALHERVRSLQG, translated from the coding sequence GTGCTGATCACGTTCGAAGGGCTGCCCGGAGCCGGCAAGAGCACACAGAGCCGGATGCTCGCGAGGTGCCTGGAAGCCAACGGCCACCACGTCACCGTCCTCCCCGACCTGGCCACCCTGGACACCGAGCCCATCTCGGCTGCCCTCGTCGACCTGCTGCGCACCGGCGACGATCCGTTCCTGCGCACCGGCGACGCCATCACCGACACCATGAATACCGCCGCGATCCGGGCTGACCTCGTCGCCACCGTCCTCGATCCGGCGCTGGCCGCGAACCCTGCCGGCGTCGTGATCGAAGACCGCGGCATCCACACGATGGCTTCCTACGCGATCGCCGCCTTACTCCGCCAGCACCGCGCACCCGCCGACGTCGCGCTCGACTGGCTGGACGCCCTCACAGCTCTGGCCGGGCCACGCCCCACCCGAGCGCTATGGCTGCGAGTACCCCCAGAGGTCGCCGCCCATCGCGCCGACCAACGCAGTGGAGACCGCCGCCCCGCATTCACCGGCGAACAACGCGCTCACCTCGTCTGGGTTGACCACGCCTACGCACTGCTCGCCGAACGAGACCCACAGCTCACCGTCCTTGATGTCAACGAACTCGACCTGCTCGACACCCACCTCGCTATTCACGCCACCCTGCGTCAGATCAGCCAGACGGGCGACATCGACCTAGGCCCATGTGCGGGGCACCACGAGTCCGCCGGGCCTGTCTCCTACGCTGAAACCCGCCCATCCGTGCCGAGCCGAAACCGAGAGCCCGAAACGATGACCACGTTGGCCTGCAACCGCGAGAACTCCGCTCCCACCGACCTGCTCAGCGCCCTGCGCGCCGCGCGTGCGGCCGGAGCCGACGCACTGGCCGCCACGCTCGAAGAACACGGGTTGCACCCACTCGACGGTGGCCGAAACAACGACGTCTTCGCCTGGACCGCGGCCCCCACGCCGATCTGCATCAAGCTCTACAAGAAGACCGACCGGCAGCGCGTCGAGCGCGAGTGGCACGGCCTCACCCATGTCGCCGGCCTGGGCAGCGCACCGGAACCGCTGTGGCTCGACGAGGACCCCGAACAGCCAGCCCTCGGCATGACGCTGCTGCCCGGCGCACCGATCCTTGACGTTCTCGACCCGGTGACAGCCATCAAGTCGCTGGCCACCACCACCCGCGCTCTACAGAGCGTTCCGCTGAAAGAGCCGCTGGCCAGCCTGGAGCGCGTCGACTCCATCGGCCACTACATCGCCCGGCTCACCGATGTCTGGCCCGGCCAGCTCGCCGACGCCGCCGACGATCCCCAGACCCCGGACATGCTCGCTCTCCTGCACCGCTGGGAGAACAGCGGCGACGCCGAACTGCTCGGGCAGCCCGCCACCCGCGTCTACTCCCGCGGCGACGCGAACCTGCTCAACTGGCTCCACGACGGCGAGTCCACCTACGTCGCGGACTTCGAGTTCAGCGGCTACTCCGACATCGCCGTCGACGCCGCCGACCACATCGAGCACATCAGCGCCCGCGTCATTCCCGACGACGTCTGGGCCAGCGCCGAAGCCGACCTCGGCGTCACACCGGACAACCGGGCTCGGTTCGAGGCCGCGCGGCGCACCATCGCGCTGCGCTGGCTCGCTGTGCTGTGGAAGCAGCGCACCAAGCGGGTCGAGGAGTTCGCTGCTTTGCACGAGCGAGTCCGCTCTCTCCAAGGCTGA
- a CDS encoding inositol monophosphatase family protein — MTTELPGLLLFAQATVAHGAEFLRTHRPRTCTGKGDRDMATDVDLAIERILRDELSRATPGIGVQGEEEGGPTSGTRWVIDPVDGTANLTHDIPLIGISLALVVDEDPLLGVIALPQLDRTYWAADGLGACRDGNPIRIAGPERLDEAIIAIGDYGTGPGAAARNAAMLAIHAALAPRAQRIRMLGTAAADLALLADSALGASITLGNRTWDMAAGAVIAREAGAHVTDLDGTDHTTASRCTIAAAPALIEDILDIVQRASAINGFTGKEVMAC; from the coding sequence GTGACCACCGAACTGCCAGGACTGCTGCTGTTCGCCCAGGCGACCGTCGCGCACGGCGCGGAGTTCTTGCGCACCCACCGCCCTCGTACCTGCACTGGCAAGGGCGACCGGGACATGGCCACCGACGTCGACCTCGCCATCGAACGGATCCTGCGCGACGAGCTGAGCCGCGCCACTCCCGGTATCGGCGTCCAAGGGGAAGAAGAAGGCGGCCCCACCAGCGGCACCCGCTGGGTCATCGACCCGGTCGACGGCACTGCCAACCTCACCCACGACATCCCGCTGATCGGCATCTCCCTTGCCCTGGTCGTTGACGAGGATCCTCTGCTCGGAGTCATCGCCCTACCCCAGCTCGACCGCACGTACTGGGCGGCGGACGGCCTCGGCGCCTGCCGGGACGGCAACCCGATCCGCATCGCCGGTCCGGAGCGGCTGGATGAGGCGATCATCGCGATCGGCGACTACGGCACCGGACCCGGCGCCGCCGCTCGAAATGCGGCGATGCTGGCGATCCACGCCGCCCTCGCGCCCCGAGCGCAACGCATCCGCATGCTCGGAACCGCCGCGGCCGACCTCGCGTTGCTGGCCGATTCTGCCCTCGGTGCGTCGATCACCCTCGGCAACCGCACCTGGGACATGGCCGCCGGGGCGGTCATCGCCCGCGAAGCCGGCGCCCACGTGACCGATCTGGACGGCACCGACCACACCACCGCCTCACGCTGCACCATCGCCGCCGCACCCGCCCTGATTGAGGACATCCTCGACATCGTCCAGCGTGCGAGCGCGATCAACGGCTTCACCGGCAAGGAGGTCATGGCGTGCTGA
- a CDS encoding AAA family ATPase, producing the protein MIIALAGLPGVGKTTLAEQLTSHITGALLLRKDTVRHALFGTEHTTYTRDQDDHCVQVLFATAVWQWMRAPATTVVLDGRTWLAPGQIEDLRAFAATHHQPLLLLECVCPVEVTHARLTVDHQHGRHPAANRTPQLHQELAATAVPITGPKLLLDTGKPVVTNVDIVLRHLDTLAPSDAVIHPLAPTTVETS; encoded by the coding sequence ATGATCATCGCCTTGGCCGGACTACCCGGCGTCGGCAAGACCACACTGGCCGAGCAGCTCACCAGCCACATCACCGGTGCGCTGTTGCTGCGCAAAGACACCGTCCGACACGCGCTGTTCGGCACCGAGCACACCACCTACACCCGCGACCAGGACGACCACTGCGTCCAGGTCCTGTTCGCCACCGCGGTCTGGCAGTGGATGCGTGCTCCCGCCACGACCGTCGTGCTCGACGGGCGAACCTGGCTGGCCCCCGGCCAGATCGAAGACCTGCGCGCCTTCGCCGCGACGCACCACCAACCCCTGCTGCTGCTCGAATGCGTCTGCCCGGTCGAGGTCACGCACGCCCGGCTGACCGTCGATCACCAGCACGGCCGGCACCCAGCGGCCAACCGCACCCCGCAGCTACACCAGGAACTCGCTGCCACCGCCGTGCCGATTACCGGCCCGAAACTGCTGCTGGACACCGGAAAGCCTGTCGTGACCAACGTCGACATCGTCCTTCGGCACCTGGACACCCTCGCGCCCTCCGACGCCGTGATTCATCCGCTGGCCCCGACCACCGTGGAGACCTCGTGA
- a CDS encoding nucleotidyltransferase family protein translates to MTDRRACRFAEDAVRALCWGTGADNHETIARAVVAELGAVLGQSVRSKTLCLLAAYLHDHPVAELDRTVTRFLDSTLRTNRYKTYTCRVAALADTAKLRTAGVAAVVLGGLSVEHSLYASTGARQFSDIDLLTAPGDAERTYAVLRSQGYQPSRDSGTWTRPTGDPIVPLIVVDLATTLPRRGTEDDVPDLLARRTSVKVPPHDHPLPVLAPSDAVNHTLARLATQPGWALAADAIRQVRTTSPPAPHHADVLAGWSVLRSHWPLLPAHPARCAIDEEPHR, encoded by the coding sequence ATGACCGACCGACGGGCATGCCGCTTCGCCGAGGACGCCGTCCGGGCTTTGTGCTGGGGCACCGGCGCCGACAACCACGAGACGATCGCCCGTGCCGTGGTGGCCGAACTGGGCGCGGTACTTGGGCAGTCGGTGCGGTCGAAGACCCTCTGCCTACTGGCCGCGTACCTGCACGACCACCCCGTCGCCGAGCTGGATCGCACGGTGACGCGATTCCTCGACAGCACGCTGCGAACCAACCGGTACAAGACCTATACCTGCCGCGTGGCCGCGCTCGCCGACACCGCGAAGTTGCGCACCGCTGGCGTAGCCGCCGTCGTGCTCGGGGGACTCAGCGTGGAACATTCCCTTTACGCCAGCACCGGTGCCCGGCAGTTCAGCGACATCGACCTGCTTACCGCGCCTGGCGACGCCGAACGCACTTACGCCGTCCTCCGCTCCCAGGGTTACCAGCCCAGCCGGGACAGCGGGACCTGGACGCGGCCGACCGGCGACCCGATCGTCCCGCTCATCGTCGTCGACTTGGCCACGACCCTGCCTCGCCGCGGCACCGAAGACGACGTCCCCGATCTGCTGGCTCGCCGCACCAGCGTCAAGGTTCCCCCGCACGACCATCCGCTCCCCGTCCTCGCCCCGTCCGACGCGGTCAACCACACACTGGCCCGGCTCGCGACCCAGCCGGGCTGGGCACTCGCCGCCGACGCGATCCGCCAGGTACGTACGACGTCGCCGCCCGCCCCGCACCACGCCGACGTCCTCGCCGGCTGGTCGGTGCTGCGCTCGCATTGGCCATTGCTGCCCGCCCACCCGGCCCGCTGCGCCATCGACGAGGAGCCGCACCGATGA